Sequence from the Rutidosis leptorrhynchoides isolate AG116_Rl617_1_P2 chromosome 3, CSIRO_AGI_Rlap_v1, whole genome shotgun sequence genome:
GTTCTCATATTTCCattaaggaaaaaaaaattaaaccacCGTCATTCAGTTTGTCCATACACGATGTGAACCATTAATGCCTAACAACTCTGAACCCACATATCGGTATGTAAATATAAAGTTCGGGTGAATTCATATCGCCGCTCATGTTCACCAACACCCTCTTACATTTGTTCAAGGTATTCAAAGTGATGGTAAATGCAACAATTGTAGTAATGAGCTGCAGTACCAAATGATACTTAAGTGTCTCGAATGTAAGTTTgcgattgattttgattgatttataAAAAGCATCATCGTGTTCGTGCATAATAACTATTCGTTCCATCACCTTGTAATAGATTAGCCCATTATTGTACTAGTTGTGTGATTATACTGGAAACTCATTTATTAAGTGAGTATAATTTTAATTTACATTGGATGTTAATGTAGTAGCTTCTTCTTTTTACTTAATTTTAACGATAACATTTAATTGGATTTGAAATTTATTTCTCTCACCTGTAAGAAATATATATACAACTCAAAACAAGAGCCATGAGCAAAATCAAGAAATTGTATGATTGTATCAATATACATGTAAACTATATTAGACTTGTAGTTTTGGGCAGATACTGGAATTTGGATTTGCTACAGAACCTGCACATAAAACATCAAATTAAGCAACTGCATATAGTCATAATAGGTCGCTTAAGTGCAAATGAACTTACAAACTTCAACAAAACACGGTTGTTTGGCCACCGGATCCTCTTCAAATGGTGGTGGCGGTTGGCCATACACCATTTCACAACTCATGTCTTCAAAATCTGTCAAAACATAACAGTCTAGTAATTGCATTTTCAATAGAAATCAATCGGTAGGTATAACGTTTTATACTATATTTACTTGGAATCATGGTTAAAGGAAGACCGAACTCGTTGGTGAAGAAGTCTTGAGTAGGAATTTTACACATATTCACACACATACCTACGCACCCGCTGTTCTCCAAATACCTAGACGTGACAGAAACGAAAAATTTATTCCTAAGGGTAACTGAAGAATTGGTCAATGCATGTCGTGTTTAATCTTTAACGGATCAAGCTGGTAAATAAAGAAGTAGCTAAAGGTTAAACACTTAAAAACGAGTCAGTTGTACTTCCTAACTATTTATTACTGTATATACTACTTAATAATTGACAAATTAAATGCTTTGTTCATAGCAGAGTTTTAACATTTATGAACCAAAAATGTTTTGGGTCAGCCCGACCCGTAATTGAATCACTTATTCTGATCCAAAGCCGCTCATTTTTTACATGACACATCAATCTTAAAAGTACCTGCATTTCTTGATATGAACACCACTTTTTTGCTTTACTCCATTTACTTCTACTTCTACAACCTACAGCATAAGCAAGAAACGATATATTACGTTTATGTTTATTGCAAAAGTAATAAAAATTCGGGTTTACATAAAAGATTAGTACCTCAGACGGGCCAACCAACCAATGGAAGAAAGGGACTGTTAAGGCTGCATTAAACTCCGCAGCCCATTTTGTAGGTGGAAACAATTTCTTGAACTGCATATTAAATAATCAATTCAAtaattgttagaaataggaggttatgtatattatttgtggaagagaggattgatgatttagaagtttgattgatcttgaaggctttattttgttgcttattgaattgcttttttgcttgattacaaatgagaggtgaatccatctatttatactacaccatggactagtctagaatacttcatcatctaatatctagatatttcctaagtattctcatgataattctagacttagatattttacaagattattctacacacattctacacactttcactactacatattacaagaagtttctacataatgggctataatcttgatccaaaatatttgtatacttgcaagcccaaacccaaaacaaatagcccacaatcaagtttagtttccaacagccccccttaaacttgatttcgtcactccgagcatattccgtaatctctgaaaagtctcgtgttttagaggctttgtgaaaatatcagcaacttggtcgaatgacttcgtgtactttatctgcacctctttatttgtaacacactccctgatgaaatggtatttcgtatcgatgtgcttgcttcgatcatggaagactggattctttgctagagcaatcgcagacttgttatccacatatatctccgtagcttccttttgaaaaaacttaagctcacttagtaacttcctgagccatattgcatgacaggtgcacgatgttgctgctacaaactcggcttcacacgttgacagagtcacaatgggttgcttcttcgagctccatgtgaacgctgtatctcccatatagaacacgaaaccacttgtactcttacgatcatctatgtctccagcccaatcactatcactgtatccaactagcttgaagtgctcagaaggcgaataaaacaggccatagtcaatcgtacctttgatgtagcgaagtatcctcttggccgccttcaagtgatttattgtaggtgcttccatgtatcgacttactagtccaactccgtagagaatatctggccttgtgcaggttaggtacctcagacttccaaccaaactcttgtattgtgttgggtccaccaagtatccttcatcatcttttgacaatttgagattgcaatccaccggtgtattcattgacttgcagtcattcatcttaaacttcttgagcacctcattcgcataaccttcttgggatatgaatattccttctttcttttgttttacctcgatcccaagatagtaagccataagtccaatgtcggtcatctcgaactcccgaaccattgctttcttgaactcctcaaacattttgggattactaccggtgaatatcaagtcatccacgtataggcacacaatcataacatctccatcattgctaactttggtgtagagggcatgctcatgggggcattttgtaaagtcattctgctggaaatacttgtctatcctgttattccatgcccgaggcgcttgcttcaacccatataaggcccttttcaatttcagcaccttattctcttggcctttcacgatgtatcccaaaggttgttctatatagacttcttcttctaagtggccattaaggaacgcggatttgacatccatttgataaatcttccaattatgctgagccgcaagtgagattattaatcttatagtttctagacgagcgacgggagcaaatacttcttcatagtctatgccagctcgttgacaatatcccttcgccaccaaccttgccttgtatctttcaacttcacctttggaattcttcttggccttgtacacccactttacaccaatagccttatgtccctttggtag
This genomic interval carries:
- the LOC139898588 gene encoding beta-carotene isomerase D27, chloroplastic gives rise to the protein MVVLSYQVVQLPSTSIHKCCSPFKQHNQCYGPSFIRCGIAEPSGQPAPMGQKTKYNDGVFEKVFMSLFARKMEKFSGRPNKEIDGKKKGLFDYDYESFVDVSRRVMQGRNRIQQQQVVREVLLSMLPPGAPDQFKKLFPPTKWAAEFNAALTVPFFHWLVGPSEVVEVEVNGVKQKSGVHIKKCRYLENSGCVGMCVNMCKIPTQDFFTNEFGLPLTMIPNFEDMSCEMVYGQPPPPFEEDPVAKQPCFVEVCSVANPNSSICPKLQV